The Candidatus Manganitrophaceae bacterium sequence CTCAATAGCACTGTTTGTTCTGGAGAGACTGAAGCGTTCGGCCCCGTGACGGATCTTTCCCCGCCTTCGTATCCCGGCGGTATCGATAAAGAGATATTTCTTCTTGCGAAAGCTTACCCAGGTATCAATGGTGTCGCGTGTTGTCCCGGGAATGTCACTGGTGACCAGACGGTCTTCCTTGAGTAGGGCATTAATCAGTGTTGATTTTCCGACATTAGGGCGACCCAGGACCACGACCTTGGGTCCTTTGTCAATCACGCTTGTCTCTAATGGAGACATATGCGGGTAGAGGGCATCGAGGAGGTCACTCAAGCCCTCATTGTGCTCCGCCGAAACCGGATAAAATGTACTGACCCCCAATTTATAAAACTCGCCCAGGCCGTCCTTCCCTTTCCCTTCGATTTTATTAATGACATAGGTAATTGGCTTGCCGCATTTTCGGAGAAGTTTATGCAGCGCCAGATCGACCGGTGTGATTCCCTCCCGGACATCCATAAGAAACAGAACGATGTCTGAGAGCGCAATGGCGGCTTTGGATTGTCGGCTGACCTGTTCCGGAAGGGTTTCCCTGGTATCCGGGAGGAGACCCCCGGTGTCGATGAGGGTGTACTGGCGGTCCCGGTAGTGGCAGAGGGCTTCGTTCCGGTCGCGGGTTATTCCCGGAAGGTCCTGGACGATGGCCTTTCGTTTGCCGACCAGCTTGTTGAAGAGGGTCGATTTTCCAACATTGGGCCGCCCGACAATTGAGATGACTGGATGATCTAGTTGTCCCACGGATTGTGTTTCCCCTCTGCGGCCTTGTTTCTTGCCACAATTTCGCGCCATATTTCAGGGACGGATTCATCTTCAAGCTTGACCCTAAAATTTCGGGTCGCGATGAAGGTCATCCCCTCGTAGAGATTGATCTTGTACTTCCCTCGGCCATATGTTTTCTCAAGATAGGCCATCAATTGTTCCTGAGAAAGAATGTCATCCAGCTCTGCTGTGGTCCGTTCTTCTAGGTCATTAAAGACGACAATCATGCCGACCTTCTCTTCGATCATGATCTTTATGGAGGCCTCCGGATAGATCTGCTCGTATCTTATCTTCATGTCACTCACCTCGGGAGCGCCTGAGGACGCAGTGCGCCGAATTTTTCTTACATATTCCTTGAACATAAACCAGAGCCAACTCTTGTACTTATCGCCTTTCTCCAAGATCATGCCTCCATTCCCAATAGTTACGGTGACGATTCAGCATGCCACTAATTTCCCTTCAGGGCAAGGCGCGAGGAGCGCAGAACCGCAGCGTATGTCTCTATACGCGAGGATTCGAGTACCACAGCAACGCCGCCATGGAGGAAAAGAGGGGTGTGCTGGATCGTCACCGTTATGTTGTGAGTCGTTTATAGATGTAGGGCAACCTGGCTGGAAGTTTCTCTACATGGTCGATCACCATGTAGGCAACGTCTCCATACATCCCTTTTAGATATTCATCTCCGTCCCGATCCACCGTGATACAGTAGGGATGAATTCCCTGCCGCTTTGCCTCACGAAGGGCCACCCGCGTGTCGGCCATGGCGTAGGAGCCGCGATAGTCGTCGTCGAGCGGTTTTCCGTCACTGATCAGGACCAGTATTTTGATCTTCACCGGTTGTGCTGCCAGTTTGATAGTCGCGTGCCGGATGGCCGCGCCATCCCGGTTTTGTATGGCCGGTTGTATCCCGCCGATTCGGCAGTCTATGTCGCGATTGTAGCTTTCTTCAAAGTCTTTTAATATGTTGAAATCAACGGTATCCTTCCCTTTCCCGGAAAAACCGTAGAGGGCAAACCGGTCCCCGACGGCATCGATGGCCCGGGCAAGAATAATGAGGGCCTCCTTCTCGATTTGCAGGATACTCTTATTGACTTGGGGAAGCTGTTGCTGTGTCGAGCCGCTCATATCAACGAGGACTGCGACCGCGACGCTCCGCTCCTTCTTATACCGGGCAACGTAGATCCGATCCGATGGGGTTCGGCCCGATCTCGCGTCGATGCGGCTTTCCATGAGGGCGTCAAGATCAAGGGCATCTCCCTCCCGTTCTTTCTTGACCCGTTTGAGTCCCTCCGGTCTGAGGTAGAGAAAGGCAGTTCGGACCGCATGAATCATTCCGCCATATTCGGCCACGATGGCATCGACCAGCGTAGCATTCGCCGGGGAGACCCGGTTTTCAATGACGCGGCACCAGCCGGGCCGGTAGTCCTCCACTTCACAATTCCACTCATCATATAAAAAGGTCTTTTTCTTTGGGTCCCCGCCTTTGCCAGGTTGATCGGCCCCGAGTCTGTCGGCGATTCGGTCCAGATCCTCCTCGGCCTTGCCCTGGCGGAGCGCCTGAATGCTGACCTCTCCCTGATCGACCGAAATAGAGAGGGCGGATTCAGCCGACTCGGAAGAGACATCGACCCCGGCTTCCTTTAACTTTTCCAGGAGCGCATCGCTGTATTTTTTCAGAACCTTCCGTGTCTCTTCGACCCTTTCCGGTTCGATTGCGCCGCGTGTGGAAGGGCGGATCTCCCCACTTTCTTCACCTTCCCCTTTTGCACGTCTTCCCTCTTCTTCGAAGGTCTCCATGGGTCCCGTCGGCATTTCCTGAACCCCTTCTCCCTCTTCCAGGTGATCGAAAACTGCTGTCGCCGCCTTCATTGATGTGGCCACGGTCGCCTCGGGTGTCTGGACCGCACCGAGGATGCGGCAGGCCTCGAAGAGAATCTTTTGAAGGGGAGGGGGGATTGGTTCTTTGGTTTTTCCGGCAAGGGAAATTTGAAGGAGAAATTCCAGAACCATCCCCCGCGGGGTCAGGCCCATCAAGGATGGCCGTTGCTCCAGATCGGCCTCACGCATTCGAATGATGGCCTTCTTCAGGCCGGGATATTCCTGCTTGAGCTTGAATTCAATGCGGCTTCCCTCAGAAATTTCAAAGAGCTTTTTAATCAACGCGGGTTCAGGAAAGAGAGAGAAAAAGGAACTCAGGCTGGAGAAACCGCCCCGCCGTTGATACTTTTCCTGAAGAGAAGCGATCAGATCGGCTGTTTCGTTCATCTGAGGGAAGAAGGTGCCATACTCAAGATATCCGGCCTGATAGGCTGTGGCCACCTTGTACCACTCAAAGTTGAGGGCATCTGTCGGGAAGTGGCCGACATGGGCCGGAAGGTAGATCGTCTTCCCGTCTGTTGTTGGAAGGTCGGCCTCTCTCTTGGCCCCATCCTCTTCAAGGCGGGTTGTTGCTGCGATGGAGACACGCTGCCCTGAAAGGGCTTCGGCATATATCTTAAGGGTCCGTGAAATGCGCGACAGGGAGACGCCCCCCTTTAACTGATCGATGGCATGAAGGGCTGATTTTGATTTGAGTGAGAAAAAGCCCTGTGCCGCATCCGGATTTGTCTTTAAGAGGGCGATACCGGTCTCGACCCATTCGGAAAACTTATGAGAGACGGGTCCCATCTCTTTGAGGATTCTGGGGCCGCTTAAAAAGAGAGTCGCGGCCAGTTCACCGTTAAAGCGGGCGATTTCGATGGCCTTCTCAAGCAGGATGGACTCCAGATGAAGGATCCTGAATGGAGGGAGGACCTCCAGCGCGTCCTTGAAGAGCTGTCCCGCGAGGTCCAGGGACTGCTCTGCCACCTCGTGGGTCAGTTCAAGAACCTGGGCTTGTTCGGATGAAGATGGAATCTTCGAGAAGATCTCCGGGCTGTTTCTCATGAAAAGGAGAGTCTGAAGGAGGTTCCCTTGCGCGAGATTCAGACCGACCGCAATCCACTTCGGGATCAACCTCATCGGGAGATGCCGCAGAAGCGTAGGGGTAATCCGGTAATATTCTACCGCGAGGGTATAATCATTTTCTCCCAGAGAAAGGCCCTGCATGGCCCAGGCGGAGAAGGCCACATCGCTCAAGGCCGAATTGCTCAACAGTGGCGGGGCCTGCCGGTAATATTCGACGGCGAGATTGTAGTCTTTCTGGGCCAGGGTGTTTCCCTGCCGGATAAATCGTTCACGCATTGCCCTGGACGGGATCTGAGAAAAAACGCGGGGACCTTCCTTGAAAAATCGTATTCCCGCCCCGGATGACTTTTTAGCGATCGGGATGCCCATCGCCACCCATCCCCCCAATTCATCGGGAGAGAGCGACTTCAGAACTTCGGGGAGGACGCGGAAATATTCCGCTGCAGCCTTTATCGAAAAGTCTGAAAGAATCAGGCCGATATGAAAGGCCGTGGCGAGGTCCCCGGCCGGAATCTCCCCAAGGGGGTCTGTTATTTCCTCGATATCATCCGAATCGAGTGTCGCTTCGAGGAGCTTTTGAATAGAGTGACATGTAGAGTCCGCATTCATTCAAAGAAACTCTGTATAATCTCAACCAGGCTGCGCCGCATATCCCGGTCGTCGGTCATGGGGTCGGCAATCGCCGCCTCGCAGGCGAGATGGGGTGGAATTCCGCGCTCCATCAACTGACCCGCATAGATCAGGAGACGGGTACTGACCCCTTCTTCAAGGCCGTGATCGCGGAGGTTCCGGAGCTTTTCCCCGATAGAGACCAGTCTCCCGGCAATCTCGTGAGAGACGCCGGACTCATGTGAAACAATTTCTGTCTCCACGGACCGGGTGGGATATTGAAACTCCAGGGCGATGAAGCGTTGACGCGTACTTTGCTTGAGGTTTTTCAAGACACTCTGATAACCGGGATTATAGGAGATGACAATCATAAAATCATCAGAAGCGGAGAGGACTTCTCCCTTCTTTTCGATGGGAAGGATGCGCCGGTCATCTGTGAGAGGGTGGATCACCACCGTTGTATCTTTTCGCGCCTCGACAATCTCATCAAGATAGCAGATAGCCCCGTATTTCACGGCCAGCGCAAGAGGGCCGTCGCTCCAGACCGTTTCATCCCCTTGGAGGAGATAGCGGCCGACAAGGTCGGATGCCGTCAGATCCTCGTGACAGGCGACGGTAATGAGGGGGCGTTTGAGATGATAGGCCATATGGGAGACAAAGCGGCTTTTTCCGCATCCGGTCGGTCCCTTCAGGAGGACAGGTCGTTTCGAATCATATGCCGCCTTAAAGAGGCAAACCTCCTCACCAATAGGTTGATAATAAGGCTCCTTTTTCAAAAAAAAGGGTGCCATCTTTTCTTGCTGCTCCATCCATCCCCCTTTCGATCTGGTAAACCATGATAATGATGGAGGCATTATAACCTGCACGACAAGACAAAAACAATGTCGCTCTTCAGGCACGCAGATATTTTTGACTCCTTGGGTTCTTTATTGTAGAGTAGCGGGCACTGAAGGAGGAACGTCGATGGAAGATTTTGAACAGATCTACGAAAAGGCCTCAGTTGCCTTTGATCAGGGAAAAATCCTAGAAGCGGAGAAGCTTTACTTTCTCCTCCTGGAGGGGCACCCGAAGGGTTATGCCGATATCTATAATAAGCTGGGCATCATCGCCTGTCAGAAAGAAAATCCGAAAAATGCGGTTAAATATTTTGAAAAGGCCCTTGAAATAAACCCACGATATACGGAGGCGTCTTTAAACCTGGCAATTAGCCTCAATGACCTTGGAGAATACGATGCCGCCAGCAAGACTTTTTCTAAAGCGGCAGAGGTTGTTCGAGCCGAAAGTGAGTCCATCGACCCCTATCTTTACGGGAAGCTTGCCAATGAGCATGCGAAACTGGGCGATCTCTATTCCGAAATCGGCTTGCAGGACGAGGCCCTGGCCCAATACCGCAAGGCCCTCTCGATGCGTCCTAATTTTACAGATGTGCTGACCAAATTTGGAATTGCCCTCCGTGAGAAAGGTTTATTTGACGAGGCGATCGAACAGTTTAACAAAGCAAAACAGGTCAATCCGAAGTATACGTCCTCAATGGTTCACCTCGGAATTACCTATTATATGAAGGGTTTTATTGACCTCGCCCTCAAAGAATGGGAAGAGGTACAGAAAATAAATCCCGCACTCAAGGAGGTCCAGTCCTATCTTTCACTTGCTAAAAAAGAAGTCATTAATGACGGTGAGTAGGAGCTTCCTCAAAGTGTTTCAAAAAATGACTTTACCTCCCCGAGAGAATCTGTTCGCGGTGCAGGGGGGAGGCTGGATAGGAAACATTCCCCGTATTTCTTCTTTGTAATACGATGATCGAGAATGGCGATCAGTCCCCGGTCATCCTTCCTCCGAATCAAGCGACCAATCCCTTGCCGGAGAGACAGAACCGCAGACGGGA is a genomic window containing:
- a CDS encoding ribosome biogenesis GTPase Der, producing MARNCGKKQGRRGETQSVGQLDHPVISIVGRPNVGKSTLFNKLVGKRKAIVQDLPGITRDRNEALCHYRDRQYTLIDTGGLLPDTRETLPEQVSRQSKAAIALSDIVLFLMDVREGITPVDLALHKLLRKCGKPITYVINKIEGKGKDGLGEFYKLGVSTFYPVSAEHNEGLSDLLDALYPHMSPLETSVIDKGPKVVVLGRPNVGKSTLINALLKEDRLVTSDIPGTTRDTIDTWVSFRKKKYLFIDTAGIRRRGKIRHGAERFSLSRTNSAIERCDIALLLIDGLEGITEQDTKIAGLIIEAGRGLILLINKSDLFKKDGKDRIKHQEEYRFPFMHDLQREYISALKETGLPNIFQKIEKVYKGYTNRVTTGDLNRFFKRVTDSHPPPLHKGRTIHLNYITQAAIRPPTFVLFANAPSGLPDHYLRYIENQLRKSFPFNGVPIRLKLKRKSRDRRET
- a CDS encoding VWA domain-containing protein, whose product is MNADSTCHSIQKLLEATLDSDDIEEITDPLGEIPAGDLATAFHIGLILSDFSIKAAAEYFRVLPEVLKSLSPDELGGWVAMGIPIAKKSSGAGIRFFKEGPRVFSQIPSRAMRERFIRQGNTLAQKDYNLAVEYYRQAPPLLSNSALSDVAFSAWAMQGLSLGENDYTLAVEYYRITPTLLRHLPMRLIPKWIAVGLNLAQGNLLQTLLFMRNSPEIFSKIPSSSEQAQVLELTHEVAEQSLDLAGQLFKDALEVLPPFRILHLESILLEKAIEIARFNGELAATLFLSGPRILKEMGPVSHKFSEWVETGIALLKTNPDAAQGFFSLKSKSALHAIDQLKGGVSLSRISRTLKIYAEALSGQRVSIAATTRLEEDGAKREADLPTTDGKTIYLPAHVGHFPTDALNFEWYKVATAYQAGYLEYGTFFPQMNETADLIASLQEKYQRRGGFSSLSSFFSLFPEPALIKKLFEISEGSRIEFKLKQEYPGLKKAIIRMREADLEQRPSLMGLTPRGMVLEFLLQISLAGKTKEPIPPPLQKILFEACRILGAVQTPEATVATSMKAATAVFDHLEEGEGVQEMPTGPMETFEEEGRRAKGEGEESGEIRPSTRGAIEPERVEETRKVLKKYSDALLEKLKEAGVDVSSESAESALSISVDQGEVSIQALRQGKAEEDLDRIADRLGADQPGKGGDPKKKTFLYDEWNCEVEDYRPGWCRVIENRVSPANATLVDAIVAEYGGMIHAVRTAFLYLRPEGLKRVKKEREGDALDLDALMESRIDARSGRTPSDRIYVARYKKERSVAVAVLVDMSGSTQQQLPQVNKSILQIEKEALIILARAIDAVGDRFALYGFSGKGKDTVDFNILKDFEESYNRDIDCRIGGIQPAIQNRDGAAIRHATIKLAAQPVKIKILVLISDGKPLDDDYRGSYAMADTRVALREAKRQGIHPYCITVDRDGDEYLKGMYGDVAYMVIDHVEKLPARLPYIYKRLTT
- a CDS encoding CbbQ/NirQ/NorQ/GpvN family protein, which produces MAPFFLKKEPYYQPIGEEVCLFKAAYDSKRPVLLKGPTGCGKSRFVSHMAYHLKRPLITVACHEDLTASDLVGRYLLQGDETVWSDGPLALAVKYGAICYLDEIVEARKDTTVVIHPLTDDRRILPIEKKGEVLSASDDFMIVISYNPGYQSVLKNLKQSTRQRFIALEFQYPTRSVETEIVSHESGVSHEIAGRLVSIGEKLRNLRDHGLEEGVSTRLLIYAGQLMERGIPPHLACEAAIADPMTDDRDMRRSLVEIIQSFFE
- a CDS encoding tetratricopeptide repeat protein — encoded protein: MEDFEQIYEKASVAFDQGKILEAEKLYFLLLEGHPKGYADIYNKLGIIACQKENPKNAVKYFEKALEINPRYTEASLNLAISLNDLGEYDAASKTFSKAAEVVRAESESIDPYLYGKLANEHAKLGDLYSEIGLQDEALAQYRKALSMRPNFTDVLTKFGIALREKGLFDEAIEQFNKAKQVNPKYTSSMVHLGITYYMKGFIDLALKEWEEVQKINPALKEVQSYLSLAKKEVINDGE